One stretch of Phycisphaerales bacterium DNA includes these proteins:
- a CDS encoding trypsin-like peptidase domain-containing protein gives MPNRINSSFFCLALAIASTLSAGVLADIITLNGGAEVKGTVVKRNDRAIWIDVGPEILMFNVEDVGNVDLSESEGVMKVKSDSLFRTATDLPELSPREQAKRIGPAVIKVSTPGGLGSGVIINDKGNAITNAHVIQGETNLRATVWITQPDGTLKRVVMEDIEIVAVNNHLDLALLRIPELDSKGTAFAPLELAESVEIGQPVFAIGNPLGLERTMSQGVISTTQRSFDGITYIQTDAAINPGNSGGPLFNTKGEVVGITNMGILGGEALGFAIPTRYLKDFIRNREAFAYDKDNPNSGHRYHPPPSREAFGPSPGLDDSTSVAE, from the coding sequence ATGCCAAATAGGATTAATTCATCGTTCTTTTGTCTGGCCTTGGCTATCGCCTCGACGCTGTCAGCGGGTGTATTAGCAGACATCATTACTCTTAATGGCGGTGCTGAAGTCAAGGGCACAGTCGTCAAGCGTAATGATCGTGCGATCTGGATCGATGTGGGGCCCGAAATTCTGATGTTCAACGTCGAGGACGTTGGCAATGTTGATCTTTCTGAATCAGAAGGCGTCATGAAAGTGAAGTCTGATTCGTTGTTCCGCACAGCAACAGATCTGCCAGAGCTGAGTCCACGCGAGCAGGCAAAACGCATTGGTCCAGCGGTCATCAAAGTCTCTACACCTGGAGGCTTGGGATCAGGGGTCATCATTAACGACAAGGGCAACGCTATTACGAATGCCCATGTGATCCAAGGCGAAACGAATCTAAGAGCAACGGTCTGGATCACACAGCCAGATGGCACGCTCAAGCGAGTCGTCATGGAAGATATCGAGATCGTTGCAGTCAATAATCACTTGGATCTTGCGCTTCTTCGTATTCCGGAACTTGATTCCAAAGGCACCGCATTTGCTCCGCTGGAGCTTGCAGAGTCAGTGGAGATTGGTCAGCCCGTTTTTGCGATTGGAAACCCGCTTGGTTTAGAGCGAACAATGAGTCAAGGGGTGATTTCAACAACGCAGCGAAGTTTTGATGGAATCACTTACATTCAGACTGATGCAGCGATTAATCCAGGTAACTCTGGCGGGCCACTGTTCAACACCAAAGGTGAGGTGGTCGGAATTACAAACATGGGAATCCTTGGTGGTGAAGCACTTGGTTTTGCAATACCAACAAGGTATTTGAAAGATTTTATTCGCAATCGCGAAGCATTTGCGTACGACAAAGACAACCCCAATTCTGGGCATCGTTATCATCCGCCGCCTTCCCGTGAGGCTTTTGGGCCATCTCCGGGTCTTGATGATTCGACGTCTGTGGCAGAGTAA
- a CDS encoding rhomboid family intramembrane serine protease — MLFPLKTEVNLKRRPVVTQALLVANMLVYLIMLLGAFYSLYTTGDFTAWGRFHSENFVWWQLISYQFLHAPDDLFHLLFNMVFLWIFGCAVEDRMGRIGFLAFYLIGGIVAAIVHGAWSTSPVIGASGSIAAVTGAFLVLFPRSRVRVILVFFLIGIYQIPSLWLILLYFAIDLFSQTTQLITGNEARVAYLAHIAGYVYGFTLAMVLLATKFVKSSDFDLLWIWKQSRRRAIFRREVNKQKGVTWEKPDTDVPPAMKSNNKPPSKQSSFNADPLTPAQEAAARAKAQIGVLIRKHELNEGAGRYKALLEVDPEATLPEAHQMDIASQLCADNENETAARAYELFLQKYKHSIQVPQVKLMLAVLYLRRLQRPERARVLLKELRGKLRQSSQQKLADDLTQEIGD; from the coding sequence ATGCTTTTCCCACTCAAGACCGAAGTCAATCTCAAACGACGCCCAGTCGTCACCCAGGCACTCTTGGTGGCCAATATGTTGGTCTATTTGATCATGCTGCTGGGTGCTTTCTATAGCCTCTACACCACCGGCGACTTCACGGCTTGGGGCCGGTTCCATAGCGAGAACTTTGTCTGGTGGCAGCTCATCAGCTACCAGTTCTTGCATGCACCAGATGATCTTTTTCACCTGCTGTTCAACATGGTCTTTCTATGGATATTCGGATGTGCCGTCGAAGATCGAATGGGTCGCATCGGCTTCCTGGCCTTTTATCTGATCGGCGGCATTGTTGCTGCCATCGTCCATGGAGCCTGGTCCACGAGCCCTGTGATTGGCGCTAGCGGAAGTATTGCCGCTGTCACTGGGGCCTTTCTCGTCTTATTCCCTCGCAGTCGTGTTCGCGTGATCTTGGTCTTTTTCCTCATCGGTATTTATCAGATTCCCAGCCTGTGGCTCATCCTGTTGTATTTTGCCATTGATCTCTTTAGTCAGACCACTCAGCTCATTACAGGCAATGAAGCTCGTGTTGCTTACCTCGCCCATATTGCTGGGTACGTTTATGGCTTCACATTAGCGATGGTGCTTCTTGCCACGAAGTTTGTAAAGAGCAGCGATTTTGACCTGCTTTGGATCTGGAAGCAGTCTAGACGTCGCGCCATTTTCAGACGTGAGGTGAACAAGCAGAAGGGTGTGACCTGGGAAAAGCCTGACACCGATGTGCCGCCAGCGATGAAATCCAACAACAAGCCTCCCAGCAAACAATCGTCCTTCAACGCAGATCCCCTCACCCCCGCTCAGGAAGCCGCCGCTCGAGCGAAAGCTCAGATTGGGGTATTGATTCGGAAGCATGAACTCAACGAAGGCGCCGGTCGATACAAAGCCCTTCTCGAAGTCGATCCAGAAGCCACGTTGCCAGAAGCTCATCAAATGGATATTGCGAGTCAACTCTGCGCGGACAACGAAAATGAAACTGCTGCACGAGCCTACGAGCTCTTTTTACAAAAATATAAGCACTCTATACAGGTGCCTCAGGTCAAACTCATGCTCGCGGTACTTTACCTCAGACGATTACAACGGCCCGAGCGAGCCCGGGTTCTGCTCAAGGAGCTCCGCGGCAAACTCCGTCAATCTTCCCAGCAGAAGCTGGCTGATGATCTCACTCAAGAAATCGGCGATTAA
- a CDS encoding amidohydrolase family protein has product MPELKNVFLTEPGMPAERRSLIIDSGVIRSSSSSCQDGQQIDGAGGFAVPGMIDSHLHLVYGAESQRQLDLSRVRNREEFEQAVFERHQLLPDEQWLIATGWNETQWDQQVLPNASWLRVAGNRPVVCHRADLHAMVVNQAVLERAGIDDQRSDPDGGQIVRWTTGPQQGSATGLLLEAAAWQFVNPIIPPLTVQERREALRVAQRQLNAQGLTGVRSMEYQREVEEVLLPMRDDLTLRTRVVLLDRDWPLDTTFAEAFKDDDMLAMAGHKAFVDGTMGSGTARLHAPYTDAPSALGQWVEMATDNTFEAWGAFLAEQGYTPVMHVIGDAALTRAIDMVESHQWRTPPTFEHAQQIACDDMARLSGRFVSMQPEHRRVDAAALVHKLGATRMQQSFPFRSLVDHGAVLAFGSDWPVVTSDPWQGMAAAMICPSLDGFDRTQQLTVEESWRAYTHDAARICGFDRSGALKLGHFGDITVIDQDPRELDWTCQRPKILLTIVGGKVVYDGR; this is encoded by the coding sequence ATGCCTGAATTGAAAAATGTATTTCTGACAGAGCCTGGTATGCCAGCTGAGCGTAGGTCTCTCATTATTGACAGCGGCGTCATTCGCTCCAGTAGCAGCTCTTGTCAGGATGGTCAGCAAATAGATGGTGCCGGTGGTTTTGCGGTTCCGGGGATGATTGATAGCCATCTACACCTTGTGTACGGCGCCGAGTCCCAGCGGCAGCTTGATCTAAGTCGTGTGCGAAATCGAGAAGAATTCGAGCAAGCTGTTTTTGAGCGCCATCAGTTATTGCCTGACGAACAGTGGCTCATCGCAACAGGCTGGAATGAAACCCAGTGGGATCAGCAGGTCCTACCCAATGCATCCTGGTTACGTGTTGCAGGGAATCGACCTGTGGTATGCCACCGAGCTGATTTACATGCCATGGTGGTCAATCAGGCCGTACTTGAGCGAGCTGGCATTGATGATCAGCGTTCTGATCCAGATGGTGGTCAGATTGTGCGATGGACAACTGGCCCCCAACAAGGTTCGGCAACGGGCTTGCTACTGGAAGCTGCTGCTTGGCAATTCGTCAATCCAATCATTCCACCACTGACGGTACAAGAGCGCCGGGAAGCGCTACGCGTTGCACAGCGCCAGCTGAATGCCCAGGGTCTGACTGGCGTACGGAGCATGGAATACCAACGGGAAGTAGAAGAGGTGCTGCTGCCGATGCGCGATGATCTGACCTTGCGTACGCGCGTGGTCTTACTCGATCGTGACTGGCCTTTGGATACAACTTTTGCTGAAGCGTTTAAAGATGACGATATGCTTGCAATGGCAGGGCACAAAGCCTTTGTCGATGGCACCATGGGTTCAGGAACTGCCAGATTGCATGCTCCATATACTGACGCGCCCAGTGCTTTGGGGCAGTGGGTTGAGATGGCGACCGACAACACTTTTGAAGCGTGGGGGGCCTTCTTGGCCGAGCAAGGGTATACCCCAGTTATGCATGTCATTGGTGATGCGGCGCTGACGCGAGCAATTGATATGGTTGAATCGCATCAGTGGCGTACGCCACCAACATTTGAGCATGCTCAGCAGATTGCCTGTGATGATATGGCTCGACTGTCAGGCAGATTCGTATCAATGCAACCTGAGCACCGACGTGTCGATGCAGCCGCACTGGTTCACAAGCTCGGTGCCACACGTATGCAGCAGAGTTTTCCATTTCGTTCACTCGTCGATCACGGTGCCGTCTTAGCATTTGGTTCGGACTGGCCAGTCGTGACCAGTGATCCCTGGCAAGGCATGGCCGCAGCCATGATCTGTCCGAGTTTGGATGGATTTGATCGCACGCAGCAACTCACCGTTGAAGAGAGTTGGCGTGCTTATACGCATGATGCAGCAAGGATCTGTGGTTTTGATCGATCTGGAGCACTCAAGCTGGGGCACTTTGGCGACATTACGGTCATCGATCAAGATCCACGCGAGCTGGACTGGACATGCCAGCGGCCCAAGATTCTTTTGACGATCGTGGGTGGTAAAGTGGTATACGATGGACGTTGA
- a CDS encoding STAS domain-containing protein: protein MNDGVELNLNIEVNGTTTIVMPTGDIDLSCAASLRTRLGEVQAQMPERLVIDLTNVPYMDSSGVATLVEGMQVARRNDSKLVLCNLQERVRSIFEIARLDMVFTIVNCIEEALNTK from the coding sequence ATGAATGATGGGGTGGAACTCAATCTGAATATCGAAGTCAATGGCACAACCACGATTGTGATGCCAACTGGTGATATCGATCTATCCTGTGCTGCCTCGCTACGCACGCGGCTTGGAGAAGTTCAAGCCCAAATGCCTGAGCGGCTTGTCATCGATCTCACTAACGTGCCCTACATGGATTCATCAGGTGTTGCGACACTTGTGGAAGGCATGCAAGTGGCAAGGCGCAATGATTCAAAGCTTGTGCTGTGCAACTTACAAGAACGCGTCCGTTCAATCTTTGAGATCGCCAGACTTGATATGGTATTCACCATCGTCAATTGCATCGAAGAGGCATTGAACACTAAGTAA
- a CDS encoding VCBS repeat-containing protein, with the protein MPRSILSSCLLLTFCLPTTLMGQESDLADHFGFGGLEVIKIGRDAGPIYISDINNDGLKDLIAINNRASRIDLLTQKENASPSSEQANPKHANELPEHWRFNREQISVMHKVMAIAIHDFDNDGLSDLIYAGSPDEIVFLKQTSLGNFETSRRHRVKNLTANRSGFAVANLIGDSAPELVSLVEGDIWIWPMDGDQLGQETVLSSGEGIAAFRLSDFTGDGQTDVAGIIPESSAPVRLWLGSTEQGMKTIGSQIPFEMPALREFISVTLPDDPAARMAVIEKASKRIVLYKVSKEAVAETGDREASLRVQSFTDPSNRGRQQTVIDTDGDGLLDLVATDTEANALAIYRQTPGKGMQAGVLHPGLSDVKSVVAGNVDDDPQAEIFVLSEKEGVVGRSDVTADGKIPFPRPLNLSDGHTPLALSLVELNDGMSVAVIGKSTRDYMIDLIDMDGQRRSFELGKLTKSPEAILAIDADQDGKTDLLLMTPDRPMIMMHATDDGFEMVESDSMGQYGLVKAAGSDNTAVKDIDFDGKAELLIADKNFVRGVRYEPNPGNGISPGWQVIEQINAHDSTADLVAIDLLPDGNLLVADKENDRLLIMNSENDTTGPWSEKEAISVRNFDFGPIYSGSFAGSGDADVLAIGKSGFAVIRLSGDRYSLKEANTWRTDEERRMQHELSVGDVNADGYTDMVSLDSGEQMLEIFTFTKNGDLKYVTGFQVFESKLFSGGAGREYEPSQVIITDMTNDGAHDIILLSHDRILMYPQMTEKKSG; encoded by the coding sequence ATGCCACGTTCTATTCTGTCATCATGCCTGCTACTGACTTTTTGCCTTCCCACCACACTCATGGGCCAGGAATCAGATCTGGCAGATCACTTTGGTTTTGGTGGCCTCGAAGTGATTAAAATTGGCAGAGACGCAGGACCCATCTATATCAGCGATATTAATAATGATGGCCTGAAAGACCTTATTGCAATCAACAACCGTGCAAGCCGAATTGATCTGCTCACGCAGAAAGAAAATGCAAGCCCCTCCTCTGAACAAGCCAATCCCAAACATGCCAACGAACTGCCCGAACACTGGCGGTTTAACCGTGAACAGATTTCAGTCATGCATAAGGTCATGGCCATTGCGATCCATGATTTTGACAATGATGGACTCAGTGACCTGATCTATGCTGGCAGCCCTGATGAGATTGTCTTCCTCAAACAGACATCACTGGGGAATTTTGAGACCAGCCGTCGCCACCGCGTCAAAAACCTCACCGCCAATCGAAGCGGGTTCGCTGTGGCAAATCTCATCGGTGATTCAGCACCAGAATTAGTGAGTCTCGTTGAAGGCGACATCTGGATTTGGCCCATGGATGGCGATCAGCTGGGCCAAGAGACGGTGCTGTCATCCGGTGAAGGTATCGCTGCATTTAGACTGTCAGATTTCACCGGCGATGGACAAACAGATGTCGCTGGAATCATTCCAGAAAGTTCAGCACCTGTCAGACTTTGGCTTGGCAGTACTGAACAAGGCATGAAGACGATAGGCAGTCAAATTCCATTTGAAATGCCCGCCCTACGCGAGTTCATCTCTGTGACACTTCCCGATGACCCCGCCGCGCGTATGGCCGTTATTGAGAAGGCCTCAAAACGTATCGTTTTGTATAAAGTGAGTAAAGAAGCCGTCGCCGAAACCGGCGATCGAGAAGCCTCGCTAAGAGTCCAGAGCTTTACCGACCCCTCTAATCGAGGCCGCCAACAAACAGTCATCGACACCGATGGTGATGGACTCTTAGATCTCGTTGCCACGGACACAGAAGCCAATGCCCTGGCCATCTACCGGCAAACCCCCGGTAAAGGTATGCAGGCTGGCGTTCTGCATCCCGGTCTTTCCGATGTCAAATCAGTCGTCGCTGGCAATGTTGATGATGATCCTCAGGCAGAGATTTTTGTGCTGAGCGAAAAAGAAGGCGTGGTTGGACGGAGCGATGTCACCGCCGATGGCAAGATCCCCTTCCCACGACCACTCAATCTTTCCGACGGGCACACGCCACTGGCGCTGAGTCTTGTCGAACTCAATGATGGAATGTCCGTCGCTGTCATTGGCAAGTCCACCCGTGATTACATGATCGATCTGATTGATATGGATGGCCAACGGCGCAGTTTTGAACTTGGCAAATTGACAAAGTCGCCAGAGGCCATTCTTGCTATTGATGCAGATCAGGATGGAAAGACCGACCTCCTACTGATGACCCCTGACCGGCCCATGATCATGATGCATGCAACTGATGATGGCTTTGAAATGGTTGAATCAGACAGCATGGGTCAATACGGCTTGGTCAAAGCAGCTGGAAGCGACAACACCGCCGTCAAAGACATCGACTTCGATGGAAAAGCAGAGCTCCTGATCGCAGATAAGAACTTTGTACGGGGTGTCCGCTACGAACCGAACCCGGGAAATGGCATTAGTCCTGGATGGCAGGTCATTGAGCAAATTAACGCCCATGATTCAACTGCCGATCTCGTCGCGATCGACCTCTTGCCCGATGGCAACTTGCTCGTTGCAGACAAAGAAAATGACCGTCTCCTGATTATGAACTCAGAAAATGACACCACGGGCCCCTGGAGCGAAAAAGAGGCCATCTCGGTCAGGAACTTTGATTTTGGCCCGATCTACTCAGGCTCATTTGCTGGGTCCGGCGATGCGGATGTGCTTGCCATCGGCAAGAGTGGTTTTGCCGTCATTCGCTTGAGTGGGGATCGTTATTCACTCAAGGAAGCAAACACTTGGCGAACCGATGAAGAACGCCGCATGCAACATGAGCTCTCTGTCGGTGATGTCAATGCCGACGGCTATACCGACATGGTGTCACTCGATAGTGGCGAACAGATGCTAGAGATCTTCACGTTTACCAAGAACGGCGATCTGAAATATGTCACAGGCTTCCAGGTCTTCGAGTCAAAGCTGTTCTCTGGTGGAGCGGGAAGAGAATACGAGCCTAGCCAGGTCATCATTACAGACATGACCAATGACGGCGCTCACGACATCATTTTACTGAGCCATGACCGGATACTCATGTACCCACAAATGACAGAAAAGAAAAGCGGCTAA
- the moaC gene encoding cyclic pyranopterin monophosphate synthase MoaC, which yields MNDELTHLDQAGRAQMVDVSKKPPMHRRAQAEGFFCCQASTLDRVMEGDLPKGEVLAVARIAGINAAKQCDSLIPLAHSLRLDQVAVYFERAGDDRLRVRAEAVATGPTGVEMEALTAVSVACLTLYDMTKGVDRQLHLQDIRLVSKEKTPI from the coding sequence ATGAATGACGAACTCACACATCTTGATCAAGCAGGTCGAGCCCAGATGGTGGATGTCTCGAAGAAGCCACCAATGCACCGTCGCGCCCAGGCAGAAGGATTCTTTTGTTGCCAAGCTTCCACACTGGATCGCGTGATGGAGGGCGATCTGCCCAAGGGTGAAGTTCTGGCGGTGGCTCGCATTGCAGGTATCAATGCTGCGAAACAGTGTGACAGTCTCATTCCGCTGGCCCATTCACTGCGCCTTGATCAGGTAGCGGTGTACTTTGAGCGTGCTGGCGATGACCGTTTGCGCGTGCGGGCTGAGGCGGTCGCAACTGGCCCCACTGGTGTGGAGATGGAGGCGTTAACGGCTGTAAGTGTCGCATGTCTCACGCTCTACGACATGACGAAAGGTGTCGATCGCCAGCTGCATCTCCAGGACATTCGTCTGGTGAGCAAAGAGAAGACGCCAATCTAG
- a CDS encoding citrate/2-methylcitrate synthase, with product MTAVSTGMPGVDKGLEHTIASESEMSFIDGGKGILEYVGIPIGELAQNSSYEEVVYLLWNKKLPTSAELESFIKEIRDASDLPEQMWDFIKQIPVDAPPMSALRTMVSALSLYDADAESESLESNRNKSIRILASMPTLIANFDRHRKHREFIRPDKNLSIAASFIKMLTGKEPTDSMANALDTCLVLHVDHGLNASTFAAIVTISTLSDMYSAVTTAIGTLKGPLHGGANEAVMRMLQEIGELDKVPAFIEGKLERKEKIMGFGHRVYKVWDPRAIYLRGFAEHLAADTGNEKLFAMSDAIEKIMEQRVGDRGIHPNVDFFSATTYRSLGLEIDLFTPMFAMSRVAGWAGHCMEQLADNRIMRPRCAYTGPHDAPYTPIENRG from the coding sequence TTGACTGCTGTATCGACCGGTATGCCAGGTGTTGATAAGGGACTTGAGCACACAATTGCCTCAGAATCAGAGATGTCATTCATCGATGGTGGGAAGGGTATTCTTGAATACGTGGGTATTCCAATTGGTGAGCTTGCTCAAAACTCCTCCTATGAGGAAGTTGTCTACCTGCTTTGGAATAAGAAACTACCTACATCTGCAGAGCTCGAATCATTCATCAAAGAAATTCGTGATGCGAGTGATTTGCCAGAACAGATGTGGGATTTTATCAAGCAGATACCAGTCGATGCGCCACCGATGTCAGCGTTGCGGACCATGGTTTCGGCGCTCAGTCTCTACGACGCAGATGCAGAGTCGGAGTCCTTGGAATCCAATCGTAATAAATCCATACGAATTCTTGCCAGTATGCCAACCTTGATTGCAAACTTTGATCGGCACCGCAAACATCGCGAGTTTATTCGGCCAGACAAGAATTTATCGATTGCGGCGAGTTTCATCAAAATGCTAACTGGCAAAGAGCCTACCGACAGTATGGCTAACGCACTTGATACATGCTTGGTTTTACATGTTGATCACGGTCTCAATGCATCTACGTTTGCAGCCATCGTGACAATTTCCACACTCAGCGATATGTATTCAGCAGTGACCACAGCCATTGGCACATTGAAGGGGCCACTGCATGGTGGTGCAAACGAGGCCGTGATGCGCATGCTCCAAGAAATTGGAGAGCTCGACAAAGTTCCAGCCTTCATCGAAGGTAAATTGGAGCGAAAAGAGAAGATTATGGGCTTCGGGCATCGTGTTTATAAAGTATGGGATCCACGAGCCATCTATCTACGCGGCTTTGCTGAGCATCTGGCAGCAGATACAGGCAACGAGAAGCTATTTGCGATGAGTGATGCCATTGAAAAGATTATGGAACAGCGAGTTGGTGATCGAGGCATCCATCCAAATGTGGATTTCTTCTCCGCCACCACCTATCGATCACTTGGTCTTGAGATAGATTTGTTCACGCCTATGTTTGCAATGAGCAGAGTAGCTGGTTGGGCAGGTCACTGTATGGAGCAGCTGGCAGACAATCGTATTATGCGGCCACGTTGTGCCTACACAGGACCACATGATGCACCGTATACACCAATCGAAAATCGTGGTTAG
- a CDS encoding ABC transporter permease yields MTENATTTRHSVPYRIIERWGAMWVSIWHLIRGILELIGGVATVMSAVAIWVYRSATNRRVRFGRAALVTQIIRVGVRSLPIVLLVCACIGLILALQMEGPLAEFGQVDKIANIVGIAVFKELGPLISAIVLTGFAGASIAAELGTMVVGEEIEALEAHALNPIRFLVVPRVLATTLSLILLTVFGDVIAVVAAGFMAIEFMDVPYEVYKANTLMQLDVADFVTGLVKAGVFGIILGCIACYNGLSVSGGAAGVGRATTNTVVETIVAVVIADLFFTFLFYCFSWA; encoded by the coding sequence ATGACAGAGAATGCGACTACGACAAGACACTCGGTTCCCTATCGCATCATTGAGCGATGGGGCGCCATGTGGGTATCAATCTGGCATCTGATACGAGGCATCTTGGAATTGATCGGGGGCGTTGCCACCGTCATGTCAGCCGTCGCTATTTGGGTTTATCGATCAGCCACCAACCGTCGTGTTCGATTTGGCCGAGCTGCCCTCGTAACACAAATCATTCGAGTTGGCGTGCGATCGCTCCCCATCGTCTTATTAGTTTGTGCCTGCATTGGCCTCATACTCGCTTTGCAGATGGAAGGACCCCTTGCTGAATTTGGGCAGGTCGACAAAATCGCAAATATTGTCGGCATTGCCGTATTCAAGGAACTAGGGCCACTGATCTCTGCCATCGTACTCACTGGCTTTGCAGGTGCATCGATTGCCGCAGAACTGGGCACGATGGTTGTCGGCGAAGAAATCGAAGCACTGGAAGCTCATGCGCTTAATCCAATTCGCTTTCTTGTTGTACCACGCGTGCTGGCAACAACCCTGAGCCTTATTCTGCTCACGGTGTTCGGGGACGTCATAGCAGTGGTCGCCGCTGGCTTCATGGCTATTGAATTTATGGACGTACCATATGAAGTCTATAAGGCCAACACGCTGATGCAGCTCGATGTAGCAGACTTTGTCACAGGACTTGTCAAAGCAGGTGTCTTTGGCATCATTCTGGGGTGCATCGCTTGTTACAACGGCCTCTCGGTATCGGGAGGTGCCGCAGGCGTTGGTCGTGCCACAACCAACACTGTTGTTGAGACGATTGTTGCGGTTGTGATTGCAGATCTTTTCTTCACGTTCCTCTTTTACTGCTTCAGTTGGGCATAG
- a CDS encoding phosphoribosylanthranilate isomerase, with the protein MTLTLPPKTIADGQPRVTLIKICGVSTPEAIEVAAQEGANGIGFVRAKNSPRYVDLETSKALLAQTPSTLTSVAVYVDAPSEEIAKLPVDAIQLHGQESESVIASLSAQMPKTIVIRGFPFSRSHLNRWQEHPGIHAVLVDGASAGGGASFNYQPLVDIRHTLTSPLILAGGLTPDNVGDVITLLRPWAVDISSGVESAPGVKDHGAIRAFCQAVRAADRIRSHD; encoded by the coding sequence ATGACACTCACACTTCCTCCAAAAACAATCGCTGACGGTCAACCGCGCGTCACACTGATAAAAATTTGTGGCGTATCCACTCCAGAGGCCATTGAGGTGGCTGCTCAAGAAGGTGCCAATGGTATTGGCTTTGTCCGAGCCAAGAACTCACCAAGATATGTTGATTTGGAGACTTCCAAGGCGTTGCTGGCACAGACGCCTTCAACTTTGACTTCGGTTGCCGTTTATGTTGACGCACCCAGCGAAGAGATCGCCAAATTACCAGTCGATGCAATTCAGCTGCATGGGCAAGAAAGTGAATCAGTCATTGCGTCTCTATCTGCTCAGATGCCCAAAACAATTGTCATCCGCGGCTTTCCTTTTAGTCGTTCACATCTCAACCGCTGGCAAGAGCACCCCGGGATTCATGCCGTCTTGGTTGATGGTGCCTCAGCTGGCGGTGGCGCCAGTTTCAATTATCAGCCCCTGGTTGATATACGCCACACGCTCACCAGTCCATTGATCCTGGCCGGTGGCTTAACGCCCGACAATGTCGGCGATGTCATCACACTCTTGCGGCCATGGGCCGTCGACATCAGCAGTGGTGTTGAATCAGCACCTGGCGTCAAGGACCACGGCGCCATCCGAGCATTCTGCCAAGCCGTACGGGCCGCCGATCGAATTCGCAGCCACGACTAG
- a CDS encoding ATP-binding protein, producing the protein MKANPKQDAQLSVQLMSDPRLLAGVRAMISHAAGRFGFSELECNQIGLAIDEALCNVINHGYERRMDGPIWLSAMFTETQNQTPPSAVFLIEDLAKQVDPITIRSRDLAEVRPGGLGVYIINEVMDDVSYAMRSEGGMSLTMCKQGMGNQAQKVSPSMENQKESQHQHE; encoded by the coding sequence ATGAAAGCAAACCCAAAACAAGATGCTCAGTTATCCGTTCAGTTGATGAGCGATCCACGCTTGCTGGCTGGGGTACGTGCCATGATTTCGCATGCTGCTGGGCGTTTTGGGTTCTCTGAGCTGGAGTGCAATCAGATTGGACTGGCCATTGATGAGGCCCTCTGCAATGTCATTAATCATGGCTATGAGCGACGAATGGATGGCCCTATCTGGCTTTCAGCCATGTTCACAGAGACTCAAAACCAGACGCCGCCCTCAGCAGTCTTCCTGATCGAAGATCTGGCCAAACAGGTCGATCCAATTACGATCCGCTCTCGAGATCTCGCTGAGGTACGTCCAGGCGGCCTCGGCGTGTACATTATCAATGAAGTCATGGACGATGTGTCTTACGCTATGCGTTCAGAGGGTGGCATGAGCTTGACCATGTGTAAGCAAGGAATGGGCAATCAAGCCCAGAAAGTCTCACCATCAATGGAAAATCAAAAAGAAAGCCAGCACCAACATGAATGA